In Asterias rubens chromosome 17, eAstRub1.3, whole genome shotgun sequence, the genomic window TCTCACATTGAAACGGATAAAAGGGCTCACTGGGGTCACAGAAAAGGGTCATGGATGTGTCATGCTTTCATGATGAGAGCACCAGCATTGCATCTAGACTTTAAAAATGAGTAAACCATACATGAACCTTACATAAATCTGAATAATGGTAAAAACAGTATCCAGTTTAGCTGAGTCTTATTGCGAACGAACGGACACAtgatctaggcccaatttcatggctctgcttaccgtaagcacagaatcggcgcttacggaagcaggggaattctgtgcttacggcaagcgtatttcacgagttTTTGGCTTCTGCttgtgcgtacttcacgttactaggcattttacgcttacaaggctatagcgcggaaattcggcgcttgcccgtaagcggggaatcgcgatcgtaagcgcagaattcggcggtaagcagagccatgaaattgggccctatacgcgtccataaaaatggaTGAGCGCACCACATTCtatagcgcagaaattcggcgcttgcacgtaagcggggaatcgcgatcgtaagcgcagaattcggcttttgggggtcaaaatttCATATCTTTATGATCTTGCTTTAAAAATGCTCCATGCAAATACATTGTATCTCAGCTCAAACTCGTTTTGGAAGCACATCCTGGCTACGTTAAGTGTTCTgggcattttaaaggcagtggacactattaattgtcaaagactagacttcacagttggtgtatctcaacatatgcataaaataacaaacctgtgaaaatttgagctcaatcggtcatcgaacttgtgagataataatgaaagaaaaaacacccttgtcacacaaagttgtgtgtgtttagatggttgatttcgagacctcaagttctaaatctgaggtctcaaaatcaaattcgtgaaaaattacttctttcttgaaaactgtggCACTATAGAggatgccgtttctcacaatgctttataccatcaaactctccccattactcgttaccaagaaaggttttatgctaataattattttgagtaattaccactgcctttaaaggcatggacactatttgtaattactcaaaataattattagcataaaaccttacttggtaatgagtaatggggagaggttgatagtataaaacattgtgagaaacagctccctctgaagtgacctagttttcgagaaagaagtaattttccacgaatttgatttcgagacctcaagtttagaatttgaggtctcaaaatcaagcatcagaaagcacacaacttcgtgtgacaagggtgttttttctttaggtaatatctcgcaacttcgacgaacgattgagctcaaatttttacaggtttagtatttttgcatatattgagatacaccaattgtgaagactagtctttgacaattaccaatagtgtccactgtctttaacgtgcactaccaatccttgAAAACATGACCTATCACTTGATGTCCAATCTGAAGAACAAAGCaaattatggtaaagcatcttgctcaaggatacaagtgtcaagaccgggacttgaacccacactctgctgatcagaaacaccagagcttgagttcggtgcttgGCATCGGCCTGCCAATAAAGATAaattactttaaacaaaatcttctttttttttaggaaaagaGGTTCCTTCTCGTCCAAGTCTAAGAAGTCTCCCGGCTGGAAAAATTTCTTCACCCGCTCCGGCTCCAAAGACGGCAAAGGGAAGAAAGATGGTGATAAGTCCCACGGCAGGGGAAGTCTGAGATCCGTGCGTAGCGTCGAGTCCCTGACATCCAGCAACAGAGATCGGGAGATGGCAATGGTAAGTTTGGTCAGGTGATTAGTAGGTCATGTGATTACACAACCCTGATTGGGTCATGTGATATAATCATGTGCTTCCTTTGATGGTTAGCTGAACTGAAGTCCACTAACTAGGCCCattttcgtagagctgcttatgcaggAAAAGTTGCTAAGCGATTTTCTGCTATGCCAAAAATAGCTTAAAGCGATtataccctttcggtacaggaaaacaaaaaaaagttcacagatttacaaataatttacagggtttacagaaggtaatggtgaaagacttctcttgaaatattgttccatgaaacgtttactttttgagaaaaaattaaaacaatataaattctcgttagcgagaattacggatttattttaaacacatgtcatgacacggcaaaatgcgcggaaacaagaatgggttatctgcaataacatatctttttGTAAGTTTGCATACACTCGGCGCAttgaataccttgtttggtagatacgtgcgctttataagacttcgatattatctGATTGTATTTGcaactttaattttattttgtggcAGGAAGTCTTTTCTGAATTTTCCACCTCCGTTGTATCTCAGGTGTTGATGCTTGTTTGGTTTTCATAGCTTCATCTCATAGGAATTTCAGATCAGAGTTGTTACAAGTAATTCACTTGTTCCTGTATTAAtcttgaaatatattttgttgcagGTGGTCATAGAGTAATAATGCGGAGGAACTCGGTGGCTTGTGTTGACAGCCTCCAGAGGGCCTCCTCCCATGACTCCTTCTTCGAGGTGGACGCAGCGACCATCGCCGCAGCAACAGAGGATTTCCTCGCCTCGACGTCACATCTCAAGAAGGATGAGGAATCAGAAGATGATATTTTCATCGTTGAGATACCGCCGGAGAAGAAGAAAGTGGAGAAGGATCGGAGGAAGTCGAGTCCCCTCTGGATCGACCAGAGCATCAGCAGCTCCGAGTCGAACATCACCTCTCCAAAAACCCCAACCCCGAGGGATATCTCCACCGAAGCCAAAAACAACACGAGCAGCGATAATAACCTGCTTGAAATCAGTGCCAAAGCTCTCATGACCGACCCCAGCAAGATGATCCCAATCGTCAACGGAGGAGAGAGTCCGTTGATTGGCGATAAGAACCAGAACGGGCGATTGTCACCTCAGGCTCCCGTTAGACGGCGGAGCAAAGCGATGGGCATTCCATCTCGGAGGAAGATCCAGAGCTCACCTCCGATGGAGCTTCAACCTCCTGGGATATCACCACCTCGAGATATGGACATCACAGAGGAAACTCCGAGCCCTAAGTCCTGGAGGAGAAAGGGCTCGATGGACAGTCCTGAAGGATCAAAAGGAAGCTCTGTTTTAGAGAAGCTCACGAGGGCCATGAAGCCAAAGACTAAAGTGAAACGAGAGTTTAGTCTCGGCGTTGAGATGGGGAAGCAGGGACGGGGGACCCCGAGTGACGGGAGCCAAGTTGAACTTCGGAGTGTTGTCAAAGTTGAGGATAGGGACCTGTTGGATTCTTCGAGTACCCAAGATGCCAACTCACAGACGGCGGAGGACTCTGAGCAGGATCAGCTTAACTTGGAAGGCAAGGACCACAGCACGCACGCCAGACCCAGGTCACTCTCTGCCCGGGTCCGCGCAAACACAGACTCAGACCTCTTTGAGGATTTCTTGTTCACGCCTGAGACAAAGTTTAGTCTGGACACGGTGCTCTCGGAATATGACCACATCATGGAGAAATATAGCAATCGGGCTCTTACGCCTGAATTTGACACTAGTACAGAGGAAGGGCTGTCGGGGAAACGGACTTCGTTCCCGCGAGCACCTCTTGAAACGGAAGAGTACCAACCGGTGCCTCAGTTCTTGGATACGTTGAATGCCAATTATAATCACTCATCCGATGGAGAGGGTGATGAAAGTACCCCAAAGAAATCTGATGTGccactatttattgtcaaagaaaatGATTGTGAAACTCCCCTGGAGTCTACAATGGAATCACCCTCACACAATGAAAGCCTACCTCACAGGAACAATCCATTATCGTCAACAGAGGGGAGGCAATCCTCAGATGAAGTGAAAGACGGTGAATTAGTTGAACGTTGGGAAAAAACTCAGAGCAAAAACTTGGATGTGAACTTAGAGTTTGAAGTTCTAAGCAGGGAATCTGACATCACCGACTTTGAAGACTTGGCGGACGAATCAGAGAGTGTCGAGAAATCGAAATCGCCGGATGATAAATTGGACGACTCTGTTGAGACGTCTTTCGAGGAAGCCTCAGTTGATCTAGTGGAGATTGAGGACTCCGATCAGGCAATGACGCACACTTCTGTGGATGAACCAAGCCCGGACACTGAGCAAGAGGAATACAGTTTGAGCCTCGAGATCGGAAACCAGTCCACTGAGGAGGACCTCGGATTACATGAAATGAAATTCCCAGACGAGGATGAATTAGACTCGGACATCCTTGGAGTAAAAATAAATCTGGGTGACATGGCGACAGAAATCCGCATCAGTCAACAAACGCTCTCCTCACAGTATGATAATCTGGACGATAACACGTCACAGAGTTCATCTGACAGAGGGGTGGATTTAAATGTTAGAACAGCCTCCCCACCTGCTTTTGAGGTTGTTGAATCCCCTTTCTGTACCCCCTCTGACGAGAATGGTGAGCATGATCTAGTGTACAATCTGGCGATCGACGATATCGTGGAACACGTCATAGAGTTGTAGTTATGATAATTAGGGTGTGGTGTAGAGGTTTGTTGCTCTTATTTGGTAAGGTTTATAATATCACCCACTAGACCGTTTGCATTGAcctcatccagccgccatcttagaggtaaaacgatgacgaaacaatcaaaacgcacagatcTGTATGCGCGGTGCACAGCTTTAGCCAATTAGCGGCCGCTTTTTTACCTCTAGTTGAGGGCGCCCTGCTGGTATgacatgtgcataaggtctatatggATGATCATGATAATATTCAATACTCGCTTTGTCCTACCCAATGTTACACATGCTAAAGTTTAAAATCTTAAATCCTAAGAGTGATTGATTTGGATCCATTCTCACTctcaacaaaatccaacaccattTAATGACTCAACACCCAAACCTAAGTGCAGTCTACTCTTCattccaacaccattcagtaactcaaaacccaaactgttggactctgattatggtggtatgcctgatcccatgttaACCATGATTAGTTAACAGTcctcatttaaacaaaattaaacaaaacatactGTTTCTAGGGTTTAAAGGGGTAATGGTATTGGGTAAATGTGTTCCAATTTAATATTGCTACCTCCAAGCAAATAAACGCTTAGCATCAATAAATAACAAGCAATGATCAAGCATCACATGGCTGGTGGTAAATCAGTTTCTGCTTGAATCAAAAACTTTAGATGCGCTAAGCAAATTTCAGCgctatgtaaaaagaaaaaatccacTCCATCTTTGATCGCAATCGGCCTTCGTGTGTGTGTTTCTGACCAAATTTCTAAATGCTTGGTGTATTGTTATTGCCTTAAACAAGTTGACAGTGCCTAATATAAAAAGGTATTCAAATGGGTTTGTGGTATAAATAAAGTTACGCAAGTTTTGAAATAGTTATGGGATATGCTGTTCATGTATTTCAGATTCCGTGCACTTTTTATGAATGTGAAGGGGTTATAATATATATACCTATCTGCCCAGTACTGGCCAAAGTCTATCCATTTTAGCACTGGGCTAGTACGGGGCCTTCTGAACTCTGGTTTCAGGGGCCAATGAAACACTTGTGCCTAGAGCCTTTGGACAATAGTGGCGACTAGGGCCCACAGAACACTGGTGTTCCCTAGGGCCTGCGGAACACTGGTGTTCCTTAGGGCCTCTGGAACACTGGCTGGTACTTATGGCCTCTAGAACACTTGTTGGCGCCAGGGGCTTACGGAACACTGGTTGGTACTTATGACCTCTAGAACACTTGTTTTGCGCCAGGGGCCTACGGAACACTGGCTGGTACTTATGGCCTCTAGAACACTGGTGTTCCCTAGGGCCTACGGAACACTGGCTGGTACTTATGGCCTCTAGAACACTTGTTGGCGCCAGGGGCCTACGGAACACTGGCTGGTACTTATGGCCTCTAGAACACTGGTGTTCCCTAGGGCCTACGGAACACTGGCTGGTACTTATGGCCTCTAGAACACTTGTTGGCACCAGGGGCCAACGGAACACTGGCTGGTACTTTTGGCCTCTAGAACACTTGTTGGCGCCAGGGGCCAACGGAACACTGGCTGGTACTTATGGCCTCTAGAACACTGGTGTTCCCTAGGGCCTACGGAACACTTGCTGGTACTTTTGGCCTCTAGAACACTGGTGTTCCCTAGGGCCTACGGAACACTGGCTGGTACTTATGGCCTCTAGAACACTGGTGTTTCCTAGGGCCTATGGAACACTGGCTGTTACTTATGACCTCTAGAACACTGGTGTTCCCTATGGTCTCTGGAACACTCAGGCTGTTACTTATGGCCTCTAGAACACTTTTTGGCGCCAGGGGCCTACGGAACACTGGCTGGTACTTATGGCCTCTAGAACACTGTTCCCTAGGGCCTCTGGAACACTGGCTGTTACTTATGGCCTCTAGAACACTTGTTGGCTCCAGGGGCCTACGGAACACTTAATCCAGCCCTGTATGTAACATGGGCTAGATGTTATTGATTGTATGTAAAGCAGTGTGGTCAGAAGTCTTATGtgcagaaaataatattaacatttaacaaaatgacAGTATATTAAAGATATCTATATATGAAGAGTCATGCCGTAAACTCTGCTGTAATGAAGCTGCTTTGGTGTAAACTGAAAAAGGAACTGCATTGGTTTAAATGTGTGTAATCCGAAAAAGGAACTGCAGTGGTTCAAATGTGTTTAATccaaaaaaggaacaaaattgGTTCAAATGTGTTACCCGAAAAAGGAACTGCAGTGGTTCAAATGTGTTTAATCCGAAAAAGGAACTGCTGTGGTTCAAATGTGTTTAATACGAAAAAGGAACTGCAGTGCTTCAAATGTGTTGTAAGTATAACTCAGTGTAATAAAGCCTAGGAAATATTATTGCTAAaagcaaacatgtacatgtatatataaaccCCCATCCCCCCGGCCCACCCATGCAATCTGAATTCCCCTGTAATGGTAGACCACGTGTAAGCCACTAACCCTGTGTGTGACATCAGTGCATACACGgtctaaaaacaaatattttacacgTGCTGCTAAAATTATTTCAGAAACAAAGTATATACACACATGTTTGTGTTACAAATTTTAAGGTTTCACTGAATTTAGGTCcatgaaattaaaatgtttttttttgtgggcaAGTTATGTTCTCACTAAAAATTTACTACTTAAAAAAGGTGAGTTTGAAATAGAAAAACCTTTCCTCTGAATTCATGTTTTACAATTGTTGCTATTTACACTGTTTGCATTTTGCCACAATTTGTTTGTAACAAAAACTAGAGAAATTTTACCtcaatttgtttatgttattgttttgttaatttatgtattaatttatttttatatgtaaATGAAACTTAGAAGTATTGGGTCAAggttaaacagcgccctcacagaGGTCAAAGGAAAGCATAGACGAAGTTTGGAAACCAGCGTTTCTGTGAACATTAGACTGGCTTCCAAGTCTGTTCAAGTTTTTTGACCACCTGTTAGTCATTACAGTATTGCctattatagcgccctcttgtgtcttCAAGCCCAGACTTTAGAATCCTTATCATCTGTTTGTACACACCATATGGTGAATTCTGATTGGTCGGAATCGCAAAAGCcttatcaaaataaatattcaatttTTAAGTgtctatatttgttttaatttatgttatttatttatttcggtTTTATCCATTTCACGTTGTGGTTTAATAAAAGGTATAAGGCATAAATGTTACTTATCCA contains:
- the LOC117301328 gene encoding uncharacterized protein LOC117301328, with translation MRRNSVACVDSLQRASSHDSFFEVDAATIAAATEDFLASTSHLKKDEESEDDIFIVEIPPEKKKVEKDRRKSSPLWIDQSISSSESNITSPKTPTPRDISTEAKNNTSSDNNLLEISAKALMTDPSKMIPIVNGGESPLIGDKNQNGRLSPQAPVRRRSKAMGIPSRRKIQSSPPMELQPPGISPPRDMDITEETPSPKSWRRKGSMDSPEGSKGSSVLEKLTRAMKPKTKVKREFSLGVEMGKQGRGTPSDGSQVELRSVVKVEDRDLLDSSSTQDANSQTAEDSEQDQLNLEGKDHSTHARPRSLSARVRANTDSDLFEDFLFTPETKFSLDTVLSEYDHIMEKYSNRALTPEFDTSTEEGLSGKRTSFPRAPLETEEYQPVPQFLDTLNANYNHSSDGEGDESTPKKSDVPLFIVKENDCETPLESTMESPSHNESLPHRNNPLSSTEGRQSSDEVKDGELVERWEKTQSKNLDVNLEFEVLSRESDITDFEDLADESESVEKSKSPDDKLDDSVETSFEEASVDLVEIEDSDQAMTHTSVDEPSPDTEQEEYSLSLEIGNQSTEEDLGLHEMKFPDEDELDSDILGVKINLGDMATEIRISQQTLSSQYDNLDDNTSQSSSDRGVDLNVRTASPPAFEVVESPFCTPSDENGEHDLVYNLAIDDIVEHVIEL